In Aristaeella hokkaidonensis, the following are encoded in one genomic region:
- a CDS encoding JAB domain-containing protein, protein MEDNIHAGHRERMRERFIHDKGFENFEDHQILELLLFYSKTRGDTNPLAHELLDQFGSLKGVLEARPEQLMQVNGIGEQQATLISMVVPLTRVWHRCAMAEPQKIGNSREAENYCLSILAGERTERFYVISLNAKCNVLGRRKISEGSLSEVSAYPRMVMETALNYNAHSVLLCHNHPGGTCAPSPEDISSTIQLQRLLNGVGILVLDHIIVAGDRTYSMIQHGDIDYRIKGR, encoded by the coding sequence ATGGAAGACAACATTCATGCCGGTCATCGGGAACGGATGAGAGAGCGGTTTATTCACGACAAAGGATTTGAAAATTTCGAAGATCACCAGATCCTTGAACTCCTCCTTTTCTATTCCAAAACCAGAGGAGATACCAATCCGCTTGCGCATGAGCTGCTTGATCAGTTCGGCAGCCTGAAAGGGGTTCTGGAAGCCAGACCTGAACAGCTGATGCAGGTAAATGGGATAGGAGAACAGCAGGCAACGCTGATCAGCATGGTTGTTCCGCTGACCAGGGTATGGCACAGATGCGCCATGGCCGAGCCGCAGAAGATCGGCAACAGCAGGGAAGCGGAGAATTATTGTCTTTCCATCCTGGCCGGAGAACGTACAGAACGTTTTTATGTCATCTCCCTGAATGCCAAGTGCAATGTCCTTGGCCGACGAAAAATATCAGAAGGTTCATTGAGTGAAGTATCAGCCTATCCGCGGATGGTCATGGAAACAGCACTTAACTATAATGCACACAGTGTGCTTCTGTGTCACAATCATCCGGGAGGAACCTGCGCTCCGTCCCCTGAGGATATATCTTCCACCATTCAGCTGCAAAGACTGCTGAATGGCGTAGGCATTCTGGTGCTTGATCATATTATTGTGGCGGGAGACAGGACGTACAGCATGATTCAGCACGGAGACATTGATTACAGAATAAAAGGCAGGTAA
- a CDS encoding SH3 domain-containing protein has product MKRGFLFTLTAMLAVLAVVFCILYISGNQDKDRKIDSLSANIDTLSQNVRNLESDISLRNGEIENLNSDLLAKDERIHSLEAASAEAEVLLSDQNLQLQQYETDLTDMQNQVDEYTAQISDLNKQIESLSASTKEQASTIQSLTDDAGQKASLIDSLEAEIAEKEQQIVSLTDEVIEKKADILSLTSATDSQESLISELQAELDQKAEQIVSLNNEIVDKAKQIQDLNNTVSEKATGIESLISAGEEKAAQINELESALKEKDDQIDALKADMALNEQRIISLDNALTDQKAGFETISAENEGLYARISLLEAELEEKNTLISSLNTVVEEKEQQIQTLAEKASESTSDNVLLSSDNPDQQSAVLLHEEDSGDHNALIASLNTEIAEKEQQIKALEAVITEKDSLINSFSSDNEDRDSRIASLETSILGKESQIQTLTAAIDEKDSRISELTETIADLKMNADNINTDAAPSVSAISGPDAADKTAESHSTDISDNAEELKNLKTEVENKSLMIFTLNSAVEEKDVRIQTLSDELEEKNNLIETLQVSLSEKNTEAETLTAVVTDQETKINTQKTNLSDLAQQIEALNADLTSRTEQISSLEKDLSDKAKIIDTLQAEAAEKAQQIDSLTAEAAIRAEEIEKNQKAETDVQSLSDENASLQKKLAVYEKRIEDLKSLYINTFVSSSGNSLSPDGSEDVIVVKRIRIRDKNNPNVHKKPKFSSRVIGFAKASTEYEVLDVSENGWYQIRLENGKTGWIHPNAGTLNTFEFNFDSTGTESDP; this is encoded by the coding sequence ATGAAGAGAGGGTTTCTGTTTACACTTACAGCCATGCTGGCTGTACTGGCAGTTGTTTTTTGTATTCTGTATATTTCGGGTAATCAGGATAAAGACCGGAAAATTGATTCCCTTTCCGCGAATATAGATACACTCTCTCAGAATGTCAGAAATCTTGAGTCTGATATTTCACTTCGCAATGGCGAAATAGAAAATCTGAACAGCGATCTCCTGGCTAAAGATGAACGGATCCATTCTCTTGAAGCGGCTTCAGCCGAAGCAGAGGTCCTCCTTTCCGATCAAAACCTTCAGCTGCAGCAGTATGAAACCGATCTTACAGACATGCAGAACCAGGTGGATGAGTATACCGCCCAGATTTCCGATCTGAACAAACAGATTGAATCCCTTTCAGCAAGCACTAAAGAACAGGCTTCCACAATACAATCACTGACTGATGATGCCGGGCAGAAAGCTTCCCTGATTGATTCACTGGAAGCCGAAATTGCCGAAAAAGAGCAGCAGATTGTATCACTCACTGACGAAGTAATCGAAAAAAAGGCAGACATCCTGTCACTTACATCAGCAACAGACTCACAGGAAAGCCTCATCAGCGAGCTGCAGGCAGAACTGGATCAAAAGGCCGAACAGATCGTTTCACTGAATAATGAGATTGTGGATAAAGCTAAACAGATTCAGGATCTGAATAATACAGTCAGTGAGAAAGCAACTGGAATTGAATCCCTTATAAGCGCAGGCGAGGAAAAAGCTGCACAAATCAACGAACTCGAATCCGCCCTGAAAGAAAAAGATGATCAGATAGACGCCCTGAAAGCTGATATGGCATTGAATGAACAGCGGATCATCTCTCTGGATAATGCCCTCACAGATCAGAAAGCCGGATTTGAAACGATCTCCGCCGAGAATGAAGGCCTGTATGCCAGAATCAGCTTGCTGGAAGCTGAGCTGGAGGAAAAAAACACCCTCATAAGCTCCCTGAATACTGTTGTGGAAGAAAAAGAACAGCAAATTCAAACGCTGGCTGAAAAAGCATCAGAAAGCACATCCGATAATGTTTTATTATCTTCGGATAATCCCGATCAGCAATCTGCCGTTCTTTTACACGAAGAGGATTCCGGGGATCACAACGCTCTGATCGCTTCCTTAAATACTGAAATTGCTGAAAAAGAACAACAGATCAAGGCATTGGAAGCTGTCATCACTGAAAAAGACTCACTTATTAACTCCTTCTCCTCCGATAATGAAGACAGGGACAGCCGGATTGCATCGCTGGAAACCAGCATTCTTGGCAAAGAGTCTCAGATCCAGACATTAACTGCTGCAATCGATGAGAAGGATTCCCGGATCAGCGAGCTTACTGAAACCATTGCTGATCTGAAAATGAATGCTGACAATATCAACACTGATGCAGCTCCGTCAGTTTCAGCAATTTCCGGACCGGACGCTGCTGATAAAACAGCCGAATCGCACAGCACTGACATTTCTGACAATGCTGAAGAGCTGAAAAACCTGAAAACTGAAGTTGAAAACAAATCCCTCATGATTTTTACACTCAACTCCGCTGTTGAAGAAAAGGATGTCCGTATTCAGACGCTGAGTGATGAACTGGAAGAAAAAAACAATCTGATTGAAACCCTTCAGGTTTCGCTTTCCGAGAAAAACACAGAGGCTGAAACCCTCACTGCGGTCGTGACCGATCAGGAAACAAAGATCAACACACAAAAAACGAATCTGTCTGATTTAGCTCAGCAGATTGAAGCGCTGAACGCAGATCTCACCTCCCGTACTGAGCAGATCAGCAGTCTGGAAAAAGATCTTTCTGATAAAGCAAAGATCATCGATACACTGCAGGCTGAGGCTGCTGAAAAGGCGCAGCAGATTGATTCCTTAACTGCAGAAGCGGCAATCCGGGCAGAGGAAATCGAAAAAAATCAGAAAGCTGAAACGGATGTACAATCACTCTCGGATGAAAACGCGTCGCTTCAGAAAAAACTGGCAGTCTATGAAAAACGGATTGAAGACCTGAAGAGCCTGTATATCAACACTTTCGTTTCTTCTTCCGGAAATTCACTTTCCCCGGACGGAAGCGAAGATGTGATCGTTGTCAAGCGGATCCGGATCAGAGATAAAAACAATCCAAACGTACACAAAAAACCGAAATTCTCTTCCCGGGTAATCGGGTTTGCAAAAGCTTCCACTGAATATGAGGTGCTGGATGTATCTGAGAACGGCTGGTATCAGATCAGGCTGGAAAACGGAAAAACCGGCTGGATTCACCCCAATGCCGGTACCTTGAACACATTTGAATTCAATTTCGATTCAACCGGTACAGAATCTGATCCGTAA
- the rsmG gene encoding 16S rRNA (guanine(527)-N(7))-methyltransferase RsmG, whose translation MNSKEIKTRLELNEVPFREDLPEKLYLYLELLREWNSRMDLTAVTDDEETVDKHFVDSLIVLKTGLIRGNEKLIDVGTGAGFPGLVLAMACPEMNVTLLDSQQKRLSFLETVGEESNTKNITLVHARAEDGARKKELREQFDIAAARAVAPMNVLCEYLLPYVSVNGCALCWKGPALKNELETGRKAAHLLGGRIEMPVEGSVYGREWEHMILPVRKIQHTASIYPRKAGTPKSKPLGL comes from the coding sequence ATGAACAGCAAAGAAATCAAAACGCGGCTTGAACTGAATGAAGTGCCGTTCAGGGAAGATTTGCCTGAAAAGCTGTACCTGTATCTGGAACTGCTCCGTGAATGGAACAGCAGGATGGATCTGACAGCAGTAACAGATGATGAGGAAACTGTTGACAAGCACTTTGTTGACAGTCTGATTGTGCTGAAAACAGGCCTGATCAGAGGCAATGAAAAACTGATTGATGTCGGTACAGGTGCAGGATTTCCGGGGCTTGTCCTCGCAATGGCCTGCCCGGAAATGAATGTAACGCTGCTGGATTCACAGCAGAAAAGACTGTCCTTTCTGGAGACTGTTGGTGAGGAAAGCAACACAAAGAACATTACCCTTGTACACGCCAGGGCAGAAGATGGGGCCAGAAAAAAAGAACTGAGGGAACAATTTGATATTGCAGCAGCGCGGGCGGTGGCGCCGATGAATGTTCTGTGTGAATACCTGCTGCCGTATGTGTCGGTGAACGGATGTGCACTCTGCTGGAAAGGTCCTGCACTGAAGAATGAACTGGAAACCGGCAGAAAGGCGGCACATCTGCTTGGGGGTCGGATTGAGATGCCGGTGGAAGGCTCCGTATACGGACGGGAATGGGAACATATGATTCTGCCGGTCAGAAAGATTCAGCATACCGCTTCCATTTATCCGCGAAAAGCGGGTACTCCGAAAAGTAAACCTCTGGGTCTGTAA
- the pknB gene encoding Stk1 family PASTA domain-containing Ser/Thr kinase — translation MKEKILANRYRLTEQIGMGGMAIVYRAVDLRTGHNVAVKVLRPEYNEDSEFIGRFQREAEAASKMTHHNIVNLLDVGMDGDNRYLVMEYVQGKTLKSVIQERGKLNPALAGQIAIRILSALEHAHRNGIVHRDIKPQNILVHADGHIKVADFGIARIANSSTLTKGDNVMGSVHYFSPEQARGEGANATSDIYSTGIVLYEMLTGRVPYDGDNPVAVAMQHLHATPIPIQNLAPDVPPALVRVCMKAMEKNPALRYQTARDMAADIRLALENRPERQAFPVKEFEVQQPKPQIKDENIRTNPDTGRNRIGNEKRRKTRTAVTTVLLGLLLVTGLYFGITAIFRRVVTTTTVPFVIGMDVREAEEILTREGLTFTEMYFSNNDVKANVVFRQSPEENATKQKGDNVILSVSSGPSQVNMPDLRGRNVEEAITILKDMKLVPTIQKAINGDYEVNTVVSQEPTAGEIVNKETAVNLTISGGKVTVPKLAYMTLADAEELLKQTGLRIGSTLNIVDTRNAKEHGKVSSQSPAENTDAMLDDIVSVNVFRYLTDSSSKEITIQLMDENRDINVRVMLQAEGSDVEYEVYQHLYPADLERQQTITLNLPDERTYTCTVYQDDEPQEPFVIER, via the coding sequence GTGAAAGAAAAGATACTGGCAAACAGATACCGGCTTACAGAACAGATCGGCATGGGCGGTATGGCCATTGTATACCGTGCTGTGGACCTGAGAACCGGACACAACGTCGCAGTAAAGGTTCTGCGCCCGGAATATAACGAAGACAGTGAGTTCATCGGACGTTTCCAGCGTGAGGCGGAAGCGGCCAGCAAGATGACCCATCATAATATTGTAAATCTGCTGGATGTCGGTATGGATGGGGATAACCGATACCTGGTTATGGAATATGTTCAGGGAAAGACGCTGAAAAGCGTTATTCAGGAACGCGGCAAACTGAATCCTGCTCTTGCAGGCCAGATTGCAATCCGTATCCTGAGTGCTCTTGAGCATGCGCACCGAAACGGTATTGTGCACCGTGATATCAAACCGCAGAATATCCTGGTTCACGCAGACGGGCATATTAAAGTGGCAGACTTCGGTATTGCCCGTATCGCAAACAGCTCCACGCTGACCAAAGGCGATAACGTCATGGGGTCTGTTCACTATTTTTCACCTGAACAGGCACGCGGAGAAGGGGCCAATGCGACCAGCGATATCTATTCAACAGGAATTGTCCTTTATGAAATGCTGACTGGGCGGGTTCCTTATGACGGAGATAATCCTGTAGCGGTTGCCATGCAGCATCTGCATGCCACGCCTATTCCGATACAGAACCTGGCTCCCGACGTTCCTCCGGCCCTGGTGCGGGTCTGTATGAAAGCAATGGAAAAGAATCCGGCGCTGAGGTATCAGACCGCCAGAGATATGGCTGCGGACATCCGTCTGGCACTGGAGAACAGACCGGAAAGACAGGCGTTCCCTGTCAAGGAATTTGAGGTTCAGCAGCCGAAGCCCCAGATCAAGGACGAAAACATCAGAACCAATCCTGATACGGGAAGGAACCGCATCGGAAATGAAAAAAGACGGAAAACAAGGACCGCGGTGACAACGGTGCTTCTCGGACTTTTGCTGGTTACAGGACTGTATTTCGGCATAACAGCAATATTCCGGAGGGTTGTGACCACAACAACGGTACCTTTTGTGATCGGTATGGACGTGAGGGAGGCTGAAGAAATCCTCACAAGGGAAGGGCTTACTTTTACTGAAATGTACTTCAGTAATAATGACGTAAAAGCCAATGTGGTTTTCAGGCAGAGTCCGGAGGAAAACGCCACAAAGCAAAAAGGCGACAATGTTATCCTGTCCGTATCCAGCGGCCCCTCCCAGGTGAATATGCCTGATCTGAGGGGAAGAAATGTGGAAGAAGCGATAACAATCCTTAAAGACATGAAGCTTGTTCCGACTATACAAAAGGCCATTAACGGAGATTATGAAGTTAACACAGTGGTTTCCCAGGAGCCGACTGCCGGCGAGATAGTAAATAAAGAGACAGCGGTGAATCTGACAATCAGCGGCGGCAAGGTCACCGTGCCCAAACTGGCCTATATGACCCTTGCCGACGCTGAGGAACTGCTGAAGCAGACCGGGCTGCGGATAGGGTCCACGCTGAATATTGTGGATACGCGCAATGCCAAGGAACATGGAAAGGTATCTTCACAGTCTCCTGCGGAAAATACCGATGCTATGTTGGATGATATCGTTTCAGTCAACGTTTTCCGTTATCTTACTGATTCATCCAGCAAGGAAATTACCATACAGCTGATGGATGAAAACAGGGATATCAATGTCCGGGTAATGCTGCAGGCAGAAGGGTCAGACGTTGAATACGAAGTGTATCAGCATCTGTATCCTGCTGATCTGGAAAGGCAGCAGACGATTACGCTGAATCTGCCGGACGAAAGGACATATACCTGTACGGTTTACCAGGATGATGAACCCCAAGAACCTTTTGTAATCGAACGGTAA
- the rpe gene encoding ribulose-phosphate 3-epimerase: MIKIAPSILAADPLNLEKEIRAAEKAGCDWIHVDIMDAHFVPNLAYSVDTVRRLREVTDLPLDVHLMMDHPETLLDAFLDAGASCLTIHAEIDADIPGMLTKIRNRGRMAGIALKPNSEIELIQPYIDMTDLVLMMTVEPGFGGQKLDARVIGKIRLLSDSGYTGEIEADGGIREDNIEMLAANGLTVAVMGTALFRNSDMAACIGRLHRIPAVKQQDRTADE, encoded by the coding sequence ATGATTAAGATTGCACCCAGTATACTGGCTGCTGATCCGCTGAACCTTGAGAAAGAAATAAGGGCAGCTGAAAAAGCCGGATGTGACTGGATTCATGTGGACATTATGGATGCTCATTTTGTTCCGAATCTTGCTTATTCTGTCGATACTGTCCGCAGACTGCGGGAAGTTACCGATCTGCCGCTGGATGTTCATCTGATGATGGATCATCCGGAAACGCTGCTGGATGCGTTCCTGGACGCGGGCGCTTCCTGTCTGACCATTCATGCGGAAATTGATGCGGATATCCCGGGAATGCTGACAAAAATCCGGAATCGCGGACGTATGGCCGGGATAGCCCTGAAACCGAATTCGGAGATTGAACTGATTCAGCCGTATATTGACATGACAGATCTTGTGCTGATGATGACGGTTGAACCCGGTTTTGGGGGACAGAAACTGGATGCGCGCGTCATCGGCAAGATACGGCTCCTGAGTGATTCCGGATATACCGGAGAAATAGAAGCAGATGGCGGGATCCGGGAAGATAATATTGAAATGCTGGCTGCCAATGGGCTTACCGTTGCTGTGATGGGAACCGCTCTTTTCCGCAACAGCGATATGGCGGCATGTATCGGAAGGCTGCACCGGATTCCTGCGGTGAAGCAGCAGGACAGGACGGCGGATGAATGA
- the mnmE gene encoding tRNA uridine-5-carboxymethylaminomethyl(34) synthesis GTPase MnmE produces MTMSLHDTIAAIATAPGTGGIGIIRMSGPDAAAILMRVFRPAGKNQDIPESHRLVYGKLTDGEQIIDECMAVIMKAPRSYTREDVAEIQLHGGRYVINKALELCLKAGARLAEAGEFTRRAFLNGRVDLSQAESVMEMISARGEQEHRAAVRQMNGGASSFVRKFSDELYGLQAGLAACIDYPEEISDEEGAGSLREGLEKLIEGLEKAMDEHASRLIYQGLQVALIGRPNVGKSSLLNALLGEDRAIVTNIPGTTRDTVHGEMTLNGFRVQLTDTAGIHETNDPVERIGVARSEKARREADASLLILDGSQPLDADDVELLRNFNGEGAVVINKTDLPQKITEADIHDIRKDMTCMTVSALDQESLQPLRDFLAGYVQVSDQQAVTQPRHLDAIRRAVRHLRDAEKTLDSFTPDVAATDLQAAQAALSEITGDSADEKLLDKVFSQFCVGK; encoded by the coding sequence ATGACGATGAGCTTGCATGATACTATCGCTGCCATAGCCACAGCACCCGGAACAGGCGGCATCGGAATTATACGCATGAGCGGTCCGGATGCAGCGGCAATCCTGATGCGCGTTTTCAGACCGGCTGGAAAAAACCAGGATATTCCTGAATCACACAGACTGGTATACGGGAAACTGACTGACGGTGAACAGATCATCGATGAATGTATGGCCGTCATCATGAAGGCACCCAGGAGCTATACACGGGAAGACGTTGCTGAAATACAGCTGCATGGCGGCCGTTATGTGATCAACAAAGCCCTGGAACTGTGTCTGAAAGCCGGCGCAAGGCTGGCTGAAGCAGGTGAATTTACACGCAGGGCTTTTCTGAACGGACGTGTGGATCTGAGCCAGGCGGAATCTGTCATGGAAATGATATCTGCCCGTGGAGAACAGGAGCACAGGGCAGCTGTCAGACAGATGAACGGCGGTGCTTCCTCCTTTGTCAGGAAGTTTTCAGATGAATTATACGGATTACAGGCTGGACTTGCTGCCTGTATAGACTATCCGGAAGAAATCTCTGATGAAGAAGGCGCAGGATCGCTGAGGGAAGGCCTGGAAAAGCTCATCGAAGGACTGGAGAAAGCGATGGATGAGCATGCCTCCCGGCTGATCTACCAGGGACTCCAGGTTGCCCTGATCGGACGACCGAATGTCGGGAAAAGCAGCCTCCTGAACGCTTTGCTGGGCGAAGACAGGGCGATTGTAACTAATATTCCTGGAACCACGAGGGATACCGTACACGGGGAAATGACGCTGAATGGATTCCGGGTTCAACTGACAGATACGGCAGGAATCCATGAAACCAATGATCCTGTAGAGAGGATCGGCGTGGCAAGAAGTGAAAAAGCCAGAAGGGAAGCGGATGCATCGCTGCTCATTCTGGATGGTTCGCAACCGCTTGACGCAGATGATGTGGAGCTGCTGAGAAATTTCAACGGAGAAGGCGCCGTTGTGATCAACAAGACGGATCTACCGCAGAAGATTACAGAGGCGGATATCCATGACATTCGCAAGGATATGACCTGTATGACAGTATCAGCGCTTGATCAGGAGAGCTTGCAGCCGCTGCGGGATTTCCTGGCCGGATATGTCCAGGTGTCAGATCAGCAGGCTGTGACACAACCGAGACACCTGGATGCAATCAGACGGGCGGTCAGACATCTCAGAGATGCGGAAAAAACATTGGATTCCTTTACGCCCGACGTGGCAGCTACAGATCTGCAGGCAGCCCAGGCTGCATTGAGCGAGATTACCGGCGACAGCGCGGATGAAAAACTGCTGGACAAGGTTTTTTCACAATTCTGCGTCGGAAAATGA
- a CDS encoding YdcF family protein, producing the protein MKRKRKHLLPLPARIIILLVTLAVVAYTGIIGYVCINERSVQTTVPEKDSYDAIIVLGAQVKKDGTPNVQLSWRLDAACEAYGRKAVPVVVCGAQGRDEPVTEAEAMKKYLMAKDIPETDILMDPESFNTNQNLKNAATLLKDIPDVRKVLIVTSDYHVPRALALAKDLGYEACGLGSPCKPEYWLRNHAREALSWCKYWAVKYLHLPLE; encoded by the coding sequence ATGAAAAGGAAAAGAAAACACCTGCTGCCATTGCCGGCCAGAATCATCATTCTGCTTGTTACGCTGGCTGTGGTGGCTTATACAGGCATTATCGGATATGTTTGTATCAATGAAAGGAGCGTGCAGACAACTGTGCCGGAAAAGGACAGTTATGATGCCATCATCGTTCTCGGCGCACAGGTAAAAAAAGACGGAACGCCCAATGTGCAGCTCAGCTGGAGGCTGGACGCCGCCTGTGAAGCATACGGACGTAAAGCAGTGCCTGTTGTTGTCTGCGGCGCGCAGGGCAGGGATGAGCCGGTCACTGAAGCAGAAGCCATGAAAAAATACCTGATGGCGAAAGACATTCCGGAAACCGATATTCTCATGGATCCGGAATCTTTCAATACAAATCAGAACCTGAAAAACGCCGCGACGCTCCTGAAGGATATTCCGGACGTTCGGAAGGTCCTGATTGTGACAAGCGATTATCACGTTCCTCGTGCGCTTGCGCTGGCAAAGGATCTCGGCTACGAAGCATGTGGACTTGGCAGTCCCTGCAAACCCGAGTACTGGCTGAGGAATCATGCGAGGGAAGCGCTTTCGTGGTGTAAATACTGGGCAGTAAAGTATCTTCATCTTCCGTTGGAGTAA
- the rsgA gene encoding ribosome small subunit-dependent GTPase A — translation MNNNENNESNRADITLKKGTLIRGIGSFYTVRDSAHQEYTLRCKKKFRRDGISPLVGDEVLFSPGQGEEHGWLEEILPRKTECLRPPVANVTKLVIMTAPVPEPDLLLVDRQISRAYAQGMDILLVVNKCDLNPDTAEQMKKEYNPAGIQVIPISAKTGKGLEQLRKALTGSALCCFTGQSGAGKSTTLNALLDLDLETGTISRKIARGKNTTRHTELIEKNGIRVMDTAGFNLLEAENALDPGELKNRYPEFAPYEGKCRFRECLHDREPGCAVTAAAEKGEISSGRLERYRELLAEAKTVWRDRYD, via the coding sequence ATGAACAATAATGAAAACAATGAATCAAACAGGGCGGATATAACACTGAAGAAGGGTACGCTGATCAGAGGAATCGGAAGCTTTTATACGGTTCGGGACAGCGCACATCAGGAATATACGCTCCGATGCAAGAAGAAATTCAGAAGGGATGGCATTTCGCCGCTGGTCGGTGACGAAGTGCTGTTTTCACCGGGTCAGGGAGAGGAACATGGATGGCTGGAGGAAATACTGCCGCGTAAAACGGAGTGCCTCAGGCCGCCTGTCGCAAACGTCACAAAGCTTGTGATCATGACAGCGCCGGTTCCTGAACCGGATCTGCTGCTTGTGGACCGGCAGATATCCCGGGCTTATGCCCAGGGGATGGATATCCTGCTTGTCGTCAACAAATGTGACCTGAATCCGGATACAGCGGAACAGATGAAAAAAGAGTACAATCCAGCCGGAATACAGGTGATTCCCATAAGTGCAAAAACCGGAAAAGGACTGGAGCAGCTCCGGAAAGCCCTGACGGGTTCTGCACTGTGCTGCTTTACGGGTCAAAGCGGCGCCGGAAAGAGTACCACGTTGAATGCGCTGCTGGATCTGGATCTGGAAACAGGAACGATCTCCAGAAAAATAGCCAGGGGAAAGAACACAACAAGGCATACGGAACTGATCGAGAAAAACGGCATCCGCGTAATGGATACAGCGGGATTTAATCTGCTGGAAGCAGAAAATGCACTGGATCCGGGAGAACTGAAGAACCGGTATCCTGAATTTGCTCCTTATGAAGGAAAATGCAGATTCAGGGAATGCCTGCATGACCGGGAACCGGGATGCGCAGTTACTGCTGCAGCGGAAAAGGGCGAAATCAGTTCTGGAAGACTGGAACGTTACAGAGAATTGCTTGCGGAGGCTAAAACAGTTTGGAGGGACAGATATGATTAA
- a CDS encoding phosphonoacetaldehyde reductase, protein MNDYQKVIRGRESLKRLPELCEKLGIQRPLIVGMEPLTGTLLKKNPWLLSAPVYTGFHSNPDLKDSQEGAGLYVKEHCDGLISVGGGSSIDTAKAIKARLNAKTEDDVISGRLEGTVSCPHIAVPGTAGTGSEATQIAVAYVNGNKVSLNHPSLRPDGVILDASLLDSLPLYHKKSCALDALSQGIESYWSRGANDDSKVNAFLSIIGVLDNLKAYLEGDPHAAEEMLDASYQSGKAIQITRTTAAHAMSYMLTKKMGLAHGHACFLTLPVLWESMQEKEEMQEILKDLSTKMRLGDIRMGPKLLKGILYDLEMQIPPVPDEAVLEELACSVNTERLSNHPVKMTKEEIKQIYRRAMIPLRDNEKQACLDIWRYYGRE, encoded by the coding sequence ATGAATGATTATCAGAAAGTAATCAGGGGCAGGGAAAGCCTGAAAAGACTTCCTGAATTATGTGAGAAGCTGGGTATCCAAAGGCCTCTTATTGTCGGTATGGAACCGCTGACCGGCACTCTTCTGAAGAAAAACCCCTGGCTGCTGTCAGCACCCGTATATACCGGATTTCATTCAAACCCGGACCTGAAAGACAGTCAAGAAGGAGCCGGCCTGTATGTTAAAGAGCACTGTGACGGGCTGATTTCTGTCGGAGGCGGATCCAGCATTGATACCGCTAAAGCTATCAAGGCCCGTCTGAATGCAAAAACCGAAGATGATGTGATCAGCGGCAGACTGGAAGGGACCGTCAGCTGCCCGCATATCGCTGTTCCGGGTACGGCAGGTACGGGTTCTGAAGCTACCCAGATTGCCGTGGCTTATGTCAATGGAAACAAGGTGAGCCTGAACCATCCATCACTCCGCCCGGACGGTGTGATACTGGATGCGTCGCTGCTGGACTCCCTGCCGCTTTATCATAAAAAGTCATGCGCTCTTGATGCGCTGTCCCAGGGAATCGAAAGCTACTGGAGCCGCGGAGCAAACGATGACAGTAAAGTGAATGCGTTTCTTTCGATCATCGGTGTGCTGGACAACCTGAAAGCCTATCTTGAAGGCGATCCGCATGCGGCTGAAGAGATGCTGGATGCCAGCTATCAGAGCGGTAAAGCCATTCAGATTACGCGTACAACCGCGGCTCATGCCATGTCCTATATGCTTACGAAGAAAATGGGACTGGCACATGGACACGCCTGTTTTCTGACTCTTCCTGTTCTTTGGGAATCAATGCAGGAAAAGGAAGAGATGCAGGAGATACTGAAAGATCTGAGTACAAAGATGCGACTTGGAGATATAAGAATGGGTCCCAAGCTTCTGAAGGGCATCCTGTATGATCTGGAAATGCAGATTCCGCCTGTACCTGATGAAGCTGTTCTGGAGGAGCTGGCGTGCTCTGTAAATACAGAACGGCTGAGCAATCATCCGGTGAAAATGACAAAGGAAGAAATCAAACAAATCTATCGAAGAGCCATGATACCCCTCAGGGACAATGAAAAACAGGCGTGCCTGGATATCTGGAGATATTACGGGAGGGAGTAA